In Haloterrigena turkmenica DSM 5511, a single genomic region encodes these proteins:
- a CDS encoding SDR family NAD(P)-dependent oxidoreductase: MNDQFSLEDRVAVVTGGGRGIGRAIAIELADAGAAVVPSARSTGEIEAVADEIEAAGGDAIAVSADVTDSDAVADVIDRADDAFGGVDVVVNNAGFNPDDALGRPEDVDTEHLDRVLEVNLNGAYEVTRTAAAHLHDSGGSVINVASVGGLVGLPRQHPYVASKHGLVGLTKSLSLDWAPEVRVNAVAPGYVSTSLTDDLEADDRLRQSIIDRTPLERFADPEEIAGPVVFLASEAASYVTGACLAVDGGWTAR; encoded by the coding sequence ATGAACGACCAGTTCAGTCTCGAAGACCGCGTCGCGGTCGTCACCGGCGGCGGAAGAGGGATCGGCCGCGCGATCGCGATCGAACTCGCCGACGCCGGGGCCGCGGTCGTCCCGTCAGCGCGTTCGACCGGCGAGATCGAGGCGGTCGCTGACGAGATCGAGGCCGCGGGCGGCGACGCAATCGCCGTCTCTGCGGACGTGACGGACTCCGACGCGGTCGCGGACGTCATCGATCGGGCGGACGACGCTTTCGGCGGGGTCGACGTCGTCGTCAACAACGCCGGCTTCAACCCCGACGACGCGCTCGGTCGGCCGGAGGACGTCGACACGGAACACCTCGATCGCGTCCTCGAGGTCAACCTGAACGGCGCCTACGAGGTGACCCGGACGGCGGCGGCTCACCTCCACGACAGCGGCGGGTCGGTGATCAACGTCGCGAGCGTCGGCGGGCTGGTCGGCCTGCCGCGCCAGCATCCGTACGTCGCCTCGAAACACGGCCTCGTCGGCCTCACGAAGAGCCTCTCGCTCGACTGGGCCCCCGAGGTGAGGGTCAACGCCGTCGCCCCCGGCTACGTCTCGACGTCCCTGACCGACGACCTCGAGGCCGACGATCGACTCCGGCAGTCGATCATCGACCGCACGCCCCTCGAGCGCTTCGCCGACCCCGAGGAGATCGCCGGCCCGGTCGTCTTCCTCGCGAGCGAGGCCGCGAGTTACGTAACGGGCGCCTGTCTGGCCGTCGACGGCGGCTGGACCGCTCGATAG
- a CDS encoding ATPase, T2SS/T4P/T4SS family yields the protein MAIDEADQSDAGDFSEGEASESASEANRSRGSDGDANSGSGVCVGEYTWENFMEEYGYSDDASVLYPDDPGETTSDDQLGLDTDEGPEHTVPTGDDWKQVEFDPESYLGYHPDDLDSTVVPTAGDNAEELWDVFREYADPETTPVVKDTWTWEHYKWEYYYEDDGSRPRDSDGEIVRHDEEEALGFDPETVEQRLFAADDAAMELDELIEERTVNVQEEIDEDEFFSTTAGNTTVTNRYDLEKAVPLDKKTHFREVERYWVNKPYACVVIFHSEKENEKKYYLIEPYLNEIELELQEFLSGKLRTAIKYSDEGIKEKATEDGRRTVIEDETRQLLKRYDLFEKTASSSRESVLDTLRNLLDDEDDGPDEDDGPDPLEGLSVRPEPAILEADPDTLSEYQVEKLLYLLKRNFIGYERIDGIKHDINVEDISVDGYNSPVFVYHSEYEQIISNVYHGEDELDDFVVKLAQRSGKGISKRLPQVDATLPDGSRAQLTLGKEVSDHGTNYTIRQFKDVPFTPIDLINWNTFSLDEMAFLWLCIENHKSLIFAGGTASGKTTSLNAVSLFIPSSAKIVSIEDTREVELPQRNWIASVTRPSFADDEQGDVDEFDLLEAALRQRPDYIVMGEIRGEEGRTLFQVMSTGHTTYTTFHADSVDEVLKRFTTDPINVSKTMFTALDLVSIQTQTRVQGRKVRRNKSLTEINHYEAEHDEINVQDVYQWQAETDEFLKMGDSNTLEEIQFDRGWSREKLEEELFKREVILAYLIKNGLNTYAEVAATVQAFINDPDTILTLIANGQLEDSLEDLREMESVLIDVDPEKEELVPRPDATDETYNISMDLLERAEESLFEEYRGKTPSGLDSALGGPETEEPIEVDSADADEFDFAGDVDGSVDDDEWELGDGSSGFGAGEDAGEPAWLSDDTGFDIGGDEGAADSAGTAANADEGVAAESPDAGTTDETSDGFEIDDETGGVSGPPAPAASADGADAEATAPQPAAGDETETNTTVMPTDDADDADLGGLFDDMGDTIDRLDADGQPEPPAETDAASTAEPDTSGFDSMFPEDDLESIFDPESDAETAGDFSDQFEPATADEPVGDELETADEPDETPTIDLGAAVDDAAEADETSTAAPEESTDETAEPDETPTIDLGAAVDDSAGADDDAEEVAESEADADSSSIIDDGSDDDAAVENADSIVADEPTDDEAESGPDATPSSNEQSEGDGRLEGDGDDAPVDQPADEEPTATAADPPGEDRDDPTEPAEGDDGTGDSESIFGTKSDSIFSEDSEADDADDGSLFEDEQAQAETDDSIFKPAETEDDERTDDQIDPADDNEDTNA from the coding sequence ATGGCTATTGACGAGGCCGACCAGTCGGATGCCGGGGACTTTTCTGAGGGGGAGGCATCCGAGTCTGCGTCGGAGGCGAATCGATCTCGCGGGTCGGACGGCGATGCGAACTCAGGTTCGGGAGTTTGCGTCGGCGAGTACACGTGGGAGAATTTCATGGAAGAGTACGGATACAGCGACGACGCGTCGGTGCTGTATCCCGACGATCCCGGCGAGACGACGTCGGACGACCAACTGGGGTTAGATACCGACGAAGGGCCCGAACACACGGTCCCGACGGGCGACGACTGGAAGCAGGTCGAGTTCGACCCCGAGTCCTATCTGGGCTACCACCCCGACGATCTGGACTCGACGGTCGTGCCGACCGCCGGCGACAACGCCGAGGAACTCTGGGACGTCTTTCGGGAGTACGCCGATCCAGAGACGACGCCGGTCGTCAAAGACACCTGGACCTGGGAGCACTACAAGTGGGAGTACTACTACGAGGACGACGGCTCCCGACCGCGGGATAGCGACGGTGAAATCGTTCGCCACGACGAGGAGGAGGCGCTCGGCTTCGATCCGGAGACCGTAGAACAGCGCCTGTTCGCGGCCGACGACGCCGCGATGGAACTGGACGAACTCATCGAGGAGCGAACCGTCAACGTCCAGGAGGAGATCGACGAGGACGAGTTCTTCTCGACGACCGCGGGCAACACGACCGTCACCAACCGCTACGATCTGGAAAAGGCCGTTCCGCTGGACAAGAAGACCCACTTCCGAGAGGTCGAGCGCTACTGGGTGAACAAACCCTACGCCTGCGTTGTTATCTTCCACTCCGAGAAGGAAAACGAGAAGAAGTACTACCTGATCGAGCCCTATCTGAACGAGATCGAACTCGAGTTACAGGAGTTCCTCTCGGGCAAACTGCGAACCGCGATCAAGTACTCCGACGAGGGGATCAAGGAGAAGGCGACCGAGGACGGCCGCCGGACGGTCATCGAGGACGAGACCCGCCAACTGCTCAAGCGCTACGATCTGTTCGAGAAGACAGCCAGCAGTTCCCGGGAGAGCGTCCTCGACACGCTGCGAAATCTGCTCGACGACGAGGACGACGGTCCCGACGAGGACGACGGTCCCGACCCGCTCGAGGGGCTCTCCGTCCGACCCGAGCCGGCGATCCTCGAGGCCGATCCGGACACGCTAAGCGAGTATCAGGTCGAGAAACTGCTCTACCTGCTCAAGCGCAACTTCATCGGCTACGAGCGCATCGACGGGATCAAACACGACATCAACGTCGAGGACATCTCCGTCGACGGCTACAACTCGCCGGTGTTCGTCTACCACTCGGAGTACGAGCAGATCATCTCGAACGTCTACCACGGCGAGGACGAACTCGACGACTTCGTCGTCAAACTCGCCCAGCGCTCCGGGAAGGGGATCAGCAAACGGCTGCCGCAGGTCGACGCGACCCTCCCCGACGGCTCGCGCGCCCAGTTGACCCTGGGGAAGGAGGTGTCCGACCACGGGACCAACTACACCATCCGTCAGTTCAAGGACGTCCCCTTTACCCCGATCGACCTCATCAACTGGAACACCTTCTCGCTGGACGAGATGGCGTTCCTCTGGCTCTGTATCGAGAACCACAAGAGCCTGATCTTCGCTGGAGGTACCGCGTCCGGGAAGACCACCTCGCTGAACGCCGTCTCGCTGTTTATCCCCTCGAGCGCGAAGATCGTCTCCATCGAGGACACCCGGGAGGTCGAACTCCCGCAGCGAAACTGGATCGCCTCCGTTACTCGGCCGTCGTTCGCCGACGACGAGCAGGGCGACGTCGACGAGTTCGACCTGCTCGAGGCCGCGCTCCGGCAGCGACCCGACTACATCGTGATGGGTGAGATCCGTGGTGAGGAGGGGCGGACGCTGTTCCAGGTCATGTCGACGGGTCACACGACCTACACGACGTTCCACGCCGACTCCGTCGACGAGGTGTTAAAGCGGTTCACGACGGACCCGATCAACGTCTCGAAGACGATGTTCACCGCGCTGGACCTGGTTTCGATCCAGACCCAGACGCGGGTGCAGGGTCGGAAGGTCCGCCGGAACAAATCTCTCACGGAGATCAACCACTACGAGGCCGAACACGACGAGATCAACGTCCAGGACGTCTACCAGTGGCAGGCCGAGACCGACGAGTTCCTCAAAATGGGGGACTCGAATACCTTGGAGGAGATCCAGTTCGACCGCGGCTGGAGCCGCGAGAAACTCGAGGAGGAACTGTTCAAACGCGAGGTCATCCTCGCCTACCTCATCAAGAACGGACTCAACACGTACGCGGAGGTCGCGGCGACAGTGCAGGCGTTCATCAACGACCCCGACACGATCCTCACGCTCATCGCGAACGGCCAGCTCGAGGACAGCCTCGAGGACCTCCGGGAGATGGAGAGCGTCCTGATCGACGTCGATCCGGAGAAAGAGGAACTCGTCCCGCGACCGGACGCGACCGACGAGACGTACAACATCTCGATGGACCTGCTCGAACGCGCCGAGGAGTCGCTGTTCGAGGAGTACCGCGGCAAAACGCCGAGCGGATTGGACAGCGCTCTCGGGGGGCCCGAGACGGAGGAGCCGATCGAGGTTGACAGCGCCGACGCCGACGAGTTCGACTTCGCCGGCGACGTCGACGGCTCGGTCGACGACGACGAGTGGGAACTCGGCGACGGCTCGAGCGGCTTCGGCGCCGGCGAGGACGCCGGGGAGCCGGCGTGGCTCAGCGACGACACCGGCTTCGATATCGGCGGCGACGAGGGCGCCGCCGACAGCGCCGGAACGGCTGCGAACGCCGACGAGGGGGTCGCCGCTGAATCGCCTGATGCCGGCACCACGGACGAGACGTCCGACGGATTCGAGATCGATGACGAGACGGGCGGCGTCAGCGGCCCACCTGCGCCGGCGGCGAGCGCGGACGGCGCGGACGCGGAGGCGACGGCCCCGCAGCCGGCAGCCGGCGACGAGACGGAGACGAACACAACCGTCATGCCGACGGATGACGCCGACGACGCCGATCTCGGCGGGCTGTTCGACGATATGGGCGACACCATCGACAGGCTCGACGCGGACGGCCAGCCGGAACCGCCCGCGGAGACCGACGCCGCGTCGACGGCCGAGCCCGACACGTCCGGCTTCGATTCGATGTTCCCCGAAGACGACCTCGAGTCGATCTTCGACCCCGAATCCGACGCGGAGACGGCCGGCGACTTCAGCGATCAGTTCGAGCCGGCGACCGCCGACGAGCCGGTCGGCGACGAACTCGAGACCGCCGACGAACCCGACGAGACGCCGACGATCGATCTCGGAGCGGCGGTCGACGACGCTGCCGAAGCCGACGAGACATCGACGGCCGCACCCGAGGAGTCGACCGACGAAACCGCTGAACCCGACGAGACGCCGACGATCGACCTCGGAGCGGCGGTCGACGACTCCGCCGGGGCGGACGACGACGCCGAAGAGGTTGCCGAATCGGAAGCTGACGCCGATTCCTCGAGTATCATCGACGACGGCAGCGACGATGATGCCGCTGTCGAGAACGCCGATAGTATCGTGGCCGACGAACCGACGGACGATGAGGCGGAGTCGGGACCGGACGCCACACCCTCGTCGAACGAGCAAAGCGAAGGTGACGGGCGTCTCGAAGGCGATGGCGACGACGCTCCGGTCGACCAGCCGGCCGACGAGGAACCGACGGCGACCGCAGCTGATCCACCCGGCGAGGATCGCGACGATCCGACGGAGCCGGCGGAAGGTGACGATGGTACCGGTGACTCGGAGTCGATCTTCGGGACCAAGTCCGACTCGATCTTCTCCGAGGACTCGGAGGCGGACGACGCCGATGACGGGTCGCTGTTCGAGGACGAACAGGCGCAGGCCGAAACGGACGATTCGATCTTCAAACCGGCCGAGACCGAGGACGACGAGCGGACGGACGACCAAATCGATCCCGCCGACGATAACGAGGATACCAACGCATGA
- a CDS encoding type II secretion system F family protein has protein sequence MSLQTDSSGGSGSGGLSGGSDVLGETFYPLYDWLFSDDSEFAGDVETKLAQARMTDTVELYLSRALGIGFISGLALWLLGLLLGYTLFATGIIQVDEILGFPVSSDLVLQIIDTLRIPALVFFTGLVFGSIGFAIGFGSLVAIPYSRASTRRRQINMLLTDSVSFMYALSVGGLNQLEIIEAMAQADDTYGEVAKEFQSIVKETEYFDIDYRTAIRKQALETPSDELSQFLTDMLSIVNSGGDMESFLEDKKEKHMRTAKQEQELTLETLELFGEMYMTLSLFPLLLIIIMVVMQMIPQASVTNTMLYMTVYALIPLTGVGFLIMVSTVKEDEPGDGYLSMGDTDDRLENQGDQGLLDLGLIEKFTGDHSVFDRIKNREGTYETMEVLQKPHIFFRDNPLFTLALTVPASLVIVTTAMMNGSAPTSWDGLLENAVWGTFIYVYVPLYVIAIPLSVFREWNVRHRNSVVSQLSEDLRKLSSSNDTGLTLLESLKAVSDTTSGKLAREFEMMHTKVNYGTSLKQALIEFNNKYHIPRLARTTRLITEAQEASNQISDVLRTAARASENHDDIERERKSRTRMQVVIIIMTFMTVLAVIAILKTQFIDTMAGLGESTGGAESSSAGTAGGGGGGGGLSDANLSENIDVNMLSVLFFHAVTMQAILSGVICGYIRDADVLSGLKYAVILATIALVGWTLVA, from the coding sequence ATGAGCCTCCAAACCGACAGTAGCGGTGGCAGCGGTTCCGGCGGGCTCTCGGGGGGCTCCGACGTGCTCGGCGAGACGTTCTACCCTCTCTACGACTGGTTGTTCAGCGACGATAGCGAGTTCGCCGGCGACGTCGAGACGAAACTGGCCCAGGCACGGATGACCGATACGGTCGAACTCTACCTCTCCCGGGCCCTCGGGATCGGCTTCATCAGCGGCCTGGCGCTGTGGCTGCTCGGCCTCCTGCTCGGCTACACGCTGTTTGCCACCGGTATCATCCAGGTCGACGAGATCCTCGGCTTCCCCGTCAGCAGCGATCTGGTGCTCCAGATCATCGACACGCTCCGTATCCCGGCGTTGGTTTTCTTCACCGGGCTCGTCTTCGGCTCGATCGGCTTCGCAATCGGATTCGGATCGCTGGTCGCGATCCCTTATTCGCGTGCTTCGACCCGCAGGCGCCAGATCAACATGCTCCTGACCGACTCCGTTTCGTTCATGTACGCGCTGTCGGTCGGCGGCCTGAACCAACTCGAGATCATCGAGGCGATGGCCCAGGCCGACGACACCTACGGCGAGGTCGCAAAGGAGTTCCAGAGCATCGTCAAGGAGACCGAGTACTTCGACATCGACTATCGGACCGCCATTCGAAAGCAGGCTCTGGAGACTCCCAGCGACGAACTCTCCCAGTTCCTGACCGACATGCTCTCGATCGTCAACAGCGGCGGCGACATGGAGAGCTTCCTCGAGGACAAGAAGGAGAAGCACATGCGCACCGCCAAGCAGGAACAGGAGCTGACTCTCGAGACCCTCGAGCTGTTCGGCGAGATGTACATGACGCTGTCGCTGTTCCCGCTGCTCTTGATCATCATCATGGTCGTCATGCAGATGATCCCGCAGGCGAGCGTGACGAACACGATGCTCTATATGACCGTCTACGCACTGATCCCGCTGACCGGGGTCGGCTTTCTCATCATGGTTTCGACGGTCAAAGAGGACGAACCGGGTGACGGCTATCTTTCGATGGGGGACACCGACGACCGCCTCGAGAATCAGGGCGATCAGGGGCTGCTCGATCTCGGGTTGATCGAGAAGTTTACGGGCGATCACAGCGTCTTCGACCGGATCAAGAACCGCGAGGGGACCTACGAGACGATGGAGGTCCTTCAGAAACCCCACATTTTCTTCCGGGACAACCCGCTGTTCACGCTCGCGCTGACGGTGCCCGCATCACTCGTGATCGTGACGACGGCGATGATGAACGGCTCGGCACCCACGTCGTGGGACGGGCTCCTCGAGAACGCCGTCTGGGGGACGTTCATCTACGTCTACGTTCCGCTGTACGTCATCGCGATCCCCCTTTCCGTCTTCCGCGAGTGGAACGTTCGACACCGCAACTCCGTTGTCAGTCAACTTTCCGAGGACCTGCGGAAACTCTCGAGTTCGAACGACACCGGGCTGACGCTGCTCGAGTCGCTGAAGGCCGTCTCCGACACCACGAGCGGGAAGTTGGCCCGCGAGTTCGAGATGATGCACACGAAGGTCAACTACGGGACCAGCCTGAAGCAGGCGCTCATCGAGTTCAACAACAAGTATCACATCCCGCGGCTGGCTCGGACGACGCGGCTGATCACCGAGGCCCAGGAAGCCTCGAACCAGATCTCCGACGTGCTCCGGACGGCCGCTCGCGCCAGCGAGAACCACGACGACATTGAGCGCGAGCGCAAGTCTCGCACCCGAATGCAGGTCGTGATCATCATCATGACGTTCATGACCGTCCTCGCGGTGATCGCGATCCTCAAGACACAGTTCATCGATACGATGGCCGGCCTCGGAGAATCGACTGGCGGCGCCGAGAGCAGTTCCGCGGGCACCGCCGGTGGTGGCGGCGGTGGCGGCGGACTCTCGGATGCCAACCTGAGCGAGAACATCGACGTCAATATGCTGTCGGTGTTGTTCTTCCACGCCGTGACGATGCAGGCGATCCTCTCCGGGGTCATCTGTGGCTACATCCGCGATGCGGACGTGCTGAGCGGACTGAAATACGCCGTCATACTGGCGACGATCGCGCTCGTCGGCTGGACGCTGGTGGCCTAA
- a CDS encoding DUF7287 family protein, producing MSRNRTRTDRDRRPKTVSISLRERGQTTQDFAVGIGVFILAVAFVFSFLPSILTPFDSSVSGGQTAQADRVADRAVHNLSTETGPETELNGSAFEDFVNDTDGLSERLGLREDETRYDRIDIRLEPLNESEPLGDEWIVGDGYDNQSAASSARIVTFKEGSFDGAEPGCDPACRLVVRMW from the coding sequence ATGAGCCGAAACCGGACCCGAACCGACCGCGACCGACGCCCGAAGACGGTGTCGATCTCTCTGCGCGAGCGCGGCCAGACCACGCAGGATTTCGCCGTCGGGATCGGCGTGTTCATCCTGGCAGTGGCCTTTGTCTTCTCGTTTCTGCCGTCGATCCTGACGCCGTTCGACTCGTCGGTGTCCGGCGGCCAGACGGCACAGGCCGACCGTGTCGCCGACCGGGCCGTGCACAATCTGTCGACGGAGACGGGGCCGGAGACCGAACTTAACGGTAGTGCGTTCGAGGACTTCGTGAACGATACCGACGGGCTTTCCGAACGGCTCGGTCTCAGAGAGGATGAAACCCGCTACGATCGTATCGATATTCGCCTCGAACCGCTCAACGAAAGCGAGCCGCTCGGGGACGAATGGATAGTCGGCGACGGCTACGATAACCAGTCAGCGGCCAGTTCCGCACGAATCGTGACGTTCAAAGAGGGCTCGTTCGACGGAGCCGAACCGGGGTGCGATCCCGCTTGCCGACTCGTCGTGAGGATGTGGTAA
- a CDS encoding DUF7288 family protein produces MRDTSQSQTDRGQAYTLEGFVSAMIVLMAVLFALQSVVITPSTGGLADRTAQAQLEQEAQDALVIGATTNGSVENGTGDLSTLVRYWNDSSNEFHNASEQDVEFYYNASNDTELYQQFVLGEVLSDRFTDRGLSYNVELVSQDKDGEFDTENSTYLVYQGESEAVTASYTVTLLESDNLTAPGDENRNVSVREAYEDGEYPIPPATDDPRENDDASEIYNVVEVRVAVW; encoded by the coding sequence ATGCGAGACACTTCCCAATCCCAAACCGATCGCGGGCAGGCCTACACCCTCGAGGGGTTCGTCTCGGCGATGATCGTCCTGATGGCGGTCCTATTTGCGCTCCAGTCCGTTGTCATCACGCCGAGCACGGGCGGGCTCGCCGATCGGACGGCACAGGCTCAGCTCGAACAGGAGGCCCAGGACGCGCTGGTGATCGGCGCCACGACCAACGGGAGCGTGGAGAACGGAACCGGCGATCTATCGACGCTCGTTCGCTACTGGAACGACTCGAGCAACGAGTTTCACAACGCGAGCGAGCAGGACGTCGAGTTCTACTACAACGCCTCGAACGACACGGAACTCTATCAGCAGTTCGTCCTCGGCGAGGTGCTCTCGGATCGGTTCACCGATCGCGGACTGAGCTACAACGTCGAACTCGTCTCTCAGGACAAGGATGGGGAGTTCGACACCGAGAACAGTACGTATCTCGTCTATCAGGGCGAATCCGAGGCGGTGACGGCGAGTTACACCGTGACGCTACTCGAGTCGGACAATCTGACGGCACCCGGCGACGAGAACAGGAACGTATCCGTTCGGGAGGCCTACGAAGACGGTGAGTACCCCATTCCGCCGGCGACTGACGACCCGCGAGAAAACGATGACGCGAGTGAGATCTACAACGTCGTGGAGGTGCGCGTCGCAGTATGGTAA
- a CDS encoding DUF7266 family protein: MIRRSDYETDRGMSIALTHVLTIGITTILIAMLLMAGSTMLESETERSTETALETVGERLAGDIDNVDRMADDSDDVSLVSDRPRTVSNSGYTVTTLSADDCGDRAPLLNDSNPCLELDASSTDVTVHVPIKVDNGIETGTSVSGGSLEITYTGGDIEITEADR; this comes from the coding sequence ATGATTCGCCGATCCGACTACGAGACCGACCGCGGGATGTCGATCGCCCTAACCCATGTCCTCACGATCGGAATCACGACGATCCTCATCGCCATGCTGTTGATGGCCGGCAGCACGATGCTCGAGTCCGAGACCGAGCGCTCGACCGAGACTGCCCTCGAGACCGTCGGTGAACGACTGGCGGGTGATATCGACAACGTCGATCGGATGGCCGACGACAGCGACGACGTGTCGCTCGTCTCCGATCGGCCGCGGACGGTCTCGAACTCCGGATACACCGTTACGACGCTGTCAGCCGATGACTGCGGGGACCGAGCACCCTTGCTCAACGACTCGAACCCGTGTCTCGAGTTGGATGCCTCGAGCACCGACGTGACCGTTCACGTGCCGATCAAAGTCGACAACGGGATCGAAACCGGAACGTCCGTTTCGGGTGGCTCGCTCGAAATCACCTACACGGGCGGCGACATCGAGATTACGGAGGCCGACCGATGA
- a CDS encoding DUF7289 family protein — MSDRRVDSTLRVGLGADDRGISEVVAFILTFAIILGSVGLLYTTAFGAMMDYQENEQETNAVRAMDSLTDNFNDVLRSNGVNQRYGELSLRDGRITTGNGGTALNISINGSDPIGTDGGDQRFAGYGDGVTAELGEFAYESDDDDDTIAYEGGGLVRGDETGSVVLREPRLRCNPEQNTAIISLVTVSAEDRSVQSSSGLGVSMTVENRSSRAYSNVNNVTIEREDDGAYEGAWNDILSGWTEDDGGCGDFGGDGRVVVTIVEVDIDY, encoded by the coding sequence ATGAGCGACCGACGAGTCGACTCGACGCTGCGAGTCGGACTCGGCGCCGACGACCGTGGCATCTCCGAGGTCGTCGCCTTCATCCTCACCTTCGCGATCATCCTCGGCTCGGTCGGCCTGCTGTACACGACCGCGTTCGGGGCGATGATGGACTACCAGGAGAACGAGCAGGAGACCAACGCCGTGCGCGCGATGGATTCGCTGACGGACAACTTCAACGACGTACTTCGTTCGAACGGCGTCAACCAGCGCTACGGTGAACTCTCGCTACGGGACGGGCGGATCACGACCGGGAACGGCGGAACGGCGCTCAACATCTCGATTAACGGTAGTGACCCGATCGGTACCGACGGGGGCGATCAGCGGTTCGCCGGCTACGGTGACGGCGTCACCGCTGAACTCGGCGAGTTCGCCTACGAATCGGACGACGACGACGACACGATCGCGTACGAGGGAGGCGGTCTCGTCCGCGGGGACGAGACAGGGAGTGTCGTCCTCCGAGAACCACGGCTACGGTGCAACCCGGAACAGAATACGGCGATCATCTCGCTGGTCACCGTCTCCGCCGAGGACCGTTCGGTACAGTCCAGCAGCGGGCTCGGTGTGTCGATGACCGTCGAAAACCGTAGCAGTAGAGCCTATTCGAATGTGAACAATGTAACTATCGAGCGCGAAGACGACGGCGCATACGAAGGCGCCTGGAACGACATCCTTTCGGGATGGACCGAGGACGATGGCGGCTGCGGTGACTTCGGCGGTGACGGTCGCGTCGTCGTGACCATCGTCGAAGTCGATATCGACTACTGA
- a CDS encoding CheR family methyltransferase, with translation MSDAAFDELLEFVEDELAFATSHYNDSYLDRRVSSRMRRTQSETYATYLETLRNDPEEQTALLEAMSINVTGFFRNPDVWDGIREVLQRLTATNETVRVWSAACADGREPYSVSMLAHDDPEIDESSVSILGTDISEPALETARSGVYEESRTVDFADQLGYLDDYDAYVERDDRIFRIAPAVKRNVTFERHDLINDSPKTGFDLVICRNLFIYIDNEYKQSMLATIAQSLRQQGYLVIGKAETIPPNLKSAFTVRDARLRIYHRDTLETTSLTGEKPTSK, from the coding sequence ATGAGCGACGCCGCGTTCGACGAACTCCTCGAGTTCGTCGAGGACGAACTCGCCTTCGCGACGAGCCACTACAACGACAGCTACCTCGATCGGCGCGTCTCCTCGCGAATGCGCCGGACCCAGTCCGAGACGTACGCGACGTACCTCGAGACGCTCCGGAACGATCCCGAGGAGCAGACGGCGCTGCTCGAGGCGATGAGCATCAACGTCACCGGGTTCTTCCGCAATCCCGACGTCTGGGACGGAATCCGAGAGGTCCTACAGCGCCTGACCGCAACGAACGAGACCGTCCGCGTCTGGAGCGCCGCTTGCGCCGACGGGCGAGAACCCTACTCCGTGTCGATGCTCGCCCACGACGACCCCGAAATAGATGAGTCGTCGGTCTCGATCCTCGGCACCGACATCAGCGAACCCGCGCTCGAGACGGCCCGGTCGGGCGTCTACGAGGAATCACGAACCGTCGATTTCGCCGATCAGCTGGGCTATCTCGACGACTACGACGCGTACGTCGAGCGCGACGACCGGATCTTCCGGATCGCTCCCGCTGTCAAACGAAACGTCACGTTCGAGCGTCACGATCTGATCAACGACAGTCCCAAGACCGGATTCGATCTGGTCATCTGCCGGAACCTGTTTATCTACATCGACAACGAGTACAAGCAGTCGATGCTGGCGACGATCGCCCAGTCGCTTCGACAACAGGGGTATCTCGTTATCGGGAAGGCCGAGACGATCCCTCCGAACCTCAAATCCGCGTTCACCGTCCGTGACGCTCGGCTTCGCATCTACCACCGAGACACGCTGGAAACGACCTCGCTGACCGGCGAGAAGCCGACGTCGAAGTAG
- a CDS encoding chemotaxis protein CheD, translated as MKTYGTEPGAPTPVQVGISELVVSDGDDTLKSYGLGSCLAIALYDPGSDIGGLAHIMLPDGDAADNSDRKPGKYADTAIRALLRRMVEQGASYTTVKAKIAGGSDMFEFESFGDGVGQRNIAAAKEELEKLGVPLLAEDIGGEYGRTVEFTPGTGTLVVKTADESAENGRVEL; from the coding sequence ATGAAGACGTACGGAACAGAACCGGGCGCGCCGACGCCGGTCCAGGTCGGGATCTCCGAACTGGTCGTCAGCGACGGCGACGATACGCTCAAATCCTACGGGCTGGGCTCGTGTCTCGCGATCGCCCTCTACGATCCCGGCAGCGACATCGGCGGGCTGGCCCACATCATGCTCCCCGACGGCGACGCCGCCGACAACAGCGACCGGAAACCCGGCAAGTACGCCGACACCGCGATCCGGGCGCTGTTGCGACGGATGGTCGAGCAAGGTGCAAGCTACACCACCGTTAAGGCCAAGATCGCCGGCGGCAGCGACATGTTCGAGTTCGAGAGCTTCGGTGACGGCGTCGGCCAGCGCAACATCGCCGCCGCCAAGGAGGAACTCGAGAAACTCGGCGTGCCGCTGCTCGCCGAGGACATCGGCGGCGAGTACGGCCGGACCGTCGAATTCACGCCCGGAACGGGGACGCTCGTCGTCAAAACGGCCGACGAAAGCGCCGAGAACGGACGGGTGGAGCTATGA